The genomic region GATCCAATCGATCGATATCGGTGGTTCCatagaaacaaaaacacaacgaATCTCAATATGAGACATAATTCAACAATGTACAATTGTTACGAAGCAGAAGCATCATTCTACTAAACTAGTAGATAGTGACAAAGCTCTGATAACAGCTACTATGATCTGCTCATGGCAGGAATCCTTCAAATTTCATGCAACTTCCCAACTGGGAACACAGACAATAGTCTTAATAAAGATAAACCAAAACTCTTGGTTAACTGTGATAACAGTTAGACTGTTGAACTGTCCATGGCATAAGCGTTCATGCGTTTTGTCTTGGTTGCTCTACCAGGGTCTCCAGAGCGCAGTAGGGGCTGGAGTTTCCTCTTTGCTGCTGATGTTGCAGACTGGAGAACCGATGGGCAAGACACTTGTGCTTTTCTCCATGGAAGGCTGCATGGTGAGGAAGTGGCTCAGCAGTCTTCTCTGGGATGGAGTCTGAACTCCACACTGAGACAGGAAGATGATGGCCTCCTGCACACACCTGCCGTAGCCTTCACTGGCTGAAGCGGAGCAGACAGAGTTGTAGGACTGCTGCTctcgctgctgctgcttctgctgttgCATCAGGAAATGAACCGTCATCTCCAGGATGTCGGCTTTCTCCTGTCTGGAATCTGGCTGCTGCTTTAGGAATTCTCTGCCCAGGAGAGACTTGAGCTTCTCAATGCTGCTGTTGATGCGTTCTCTGCGCATCTTCTCCACTACTGGCTTCctcagctagagagagagaaaagaaatattTGTTCATTACACTAATCAACCTTTTCTGTTTAAATGCAGACAGAATATAGAACTGAAGTCCATGATATACGGGTGAGTATATTTACCTTGTTTGTTAGAGGAAGATGCTGTTTGGAGGAGATGAGAGCTGCAGTGATTGTAGGAGTCATGGCTGAGCTCTCTGTGAGGAGAAGACATGAGCTGTGCTgagttctctctgtctctccctcctctaTTTATACTCTCCAATCTCCATATGAATGTGTGAGGCTTGGCTTTGCTGGAGGTTCTCACAGTCTGCAGCCGATGGGGGGAGCTTGAATGACACTAAAGAACAGAGGACTGTCACATGCTCAGTGAAGTGTGTATTACTCAGGAAACAATGAGCGCAGTTCTGGACAGCAGGTGGAAgggtgtgtgagaaagagaagcaTGTGAGAAAGTGGAGACCTCAAGCTCTGTCGCTTAACATTATGAGGTTAATTGGTGAAACAGCACGTGCCGCTCACATAGTACATTAGTAGCAGTGTAGTATGTCGTAGCgttagaaattttgaaatattagtACTAGGGTGTGGTGTTATTGTAACTTTTCTCATGTCTATATTtctaggaaagaaaaaaaagtttccaagATGAACTTGAGTAATTACTCATTTGCTCATGCTAAGAGTTCTCAATGCTCTCTATGGCTTTCACACACTCTTCCGGTACAGGGATCAACAAAGGCACGTTTGAACAATAACTGGTATTATTACAAATGCCCCCTAATTGGCCAAACACTACATAGAACACTGACAGTAAAGCTTGTTTACTCATTTTGTGTTTaatcaaaacaacagaaaacagttattatttttttacctaCTGAAAATGTCACAAAGTTGTTGgtttcttaaaaatgttttggtatGCAAAACTAAATGTAGGCGCTGGAAAAATAAGCTTGTTAAGTAAAGTTTATGTTGATATGTTATGTTTGAATGCTCTCCAGGACACTtgctttgttttctattttactTCTGTAGTTCCTATTGTTGTTggtatattaataaaaatactaGAACATTAATCAAGATAGATTGATTAACTGAAGATTCATTTGATTGAAGCTGCCTGATTTTGGGGGTCTCTGTCGAGATCTTGGCATATGCTGAACTGCATGTAATGAGGCACACTTctgttcagctgtgtgtgtgaatgagaagaGTGTGGGTAAGCTCTGGAGAGAGCGCTCACACTCCTCTATAGCTCACTCACTCCTGTGGTCAGCAAGGGCTCATTCAAGGGCTGCTGTTGATGGACATCTGTAGTGTGTTGGAATTCGTGTCAGCATACAACTTTGTTCAATATTAATATGACTAATCTGTCACTGTTCATGACTGAGACAAACACGTTTTGTGTCTTAATTTgtcaaaatgtatttacttaattcatttatttacgtAAACACTAAGTATAAATACATGGAACCAATTTTTCACACTCGTAACTACATAGCTCACATATTACTTTCATTGTACATGTACAGGACAAGAATGCAAAGTAGTTGCTTAAAggaatacacacactcacacacacacatcttctagccgcttctccttctgcattacgaggggtgctggagcccaaaCCAGCGGTCATCGGGGAGAAGACAGGATACGCACTGGACAGGTCGGCAGTCtgcttaaaggaatagttccaCCAATTTTCTGAATTGCTTCATAAGTGTATCACTGTGTTGCAAAGTCATTCAAATTATTTTGATAAGAAATAAGTAtacaattataataatacataaacGTACTGCTttgaatttctttacagtagtaaTGATAGGCTCACACTGTCTACAATGCTCATACAGACCAATTTATTTATGACAACAACCAAGGAACCTACATGTTTCTTCTAAGTTTTCATATGTTGTTAATAGTAAAAAGCggtaaagctaaaaaaaaaaacaatttaatacTTTTTCTCTTACAACTTTCTGCAAAAACCTCTATATCATGACTGAATTTTTTACAAATGCATTTTAGGTCAGCATCAGTCAATGTTGTTTTATGCATCTGAAAACATATTCATGTTTcatgtaatgtatatatatatatatatatatatatatatatatgtgtgtgtgtgtgtgtgtttccatttcatgtaataataacgtgaggtagcttttagagaccaccacagtgaacaattctgacttaatTGAATTATACAGcaatgtaacatttattttaatattaaaattaatcGCACAATAAAAAAAGGCCGAAAGACAAAATGTTCTGTGTATTCCGATGAGAAGCAAACGTACTGTGAAATTTGTCATAGAGTGACTCTGAATATCAGGCTATGTGGAGGTGGTATCTCTATTTTCCCACACATTCTCTGTACTCAGTACACACCCTTCCACCTGCTGTCCAGAACTGCGCTCATTGTTTGAGTAATACCCACTTCACTGAGCATGTGGCAGTCCTCTGTTCTTTAGTGTCATTCAAGCTCCCCCATTGGCTGCAGACTGTGAGAACCTCCAGCAAAGCCAAGCCTCACACATTCATATGGAGATTGGAGAGTATAAATAGaggaggtagagacagagagaactcAGCACAGCTCACGTCTTCTCCTCACAGAGAGCTCAGCAGAAGACTCACAGGCAGTGCCTCCTACAATCACTGCAGCTCTCAACTCCTCCAAACAGTATCTTCCTCTAACAAACAAGGTAAATATACTCACCCGTATATCATGGACTTCAGTTCTATATTCTGTCTGCATTAAAGCAGAAAAGGTTGATTAGTGTAATTAACAaatatttcttttctctctctctagctgagGAAGTAGTGGAATAGTGGAGAAGATGCGCAGAGCACACATCAACAGCAGCATTGAGAAGCTCAAGTCTCTCCAGGGCTGAGGATTCTGGAGATGACAGTTAATTTCATAACACatcagtagcagcagtagaAGCTGCAGCAACAGTCCCATGACATGTCTGCACCACTGCAGCCATGAAGGCTACAGCAGGTGTGTGCAGGAAGCCATCATCTTCCTGTCTCAGTTCAGACTCCCAGAGAAGACTGCTGAGCCACTTCCTCACCATGCCACATCAGCAgcaatgaggaaactccagccTGTACTGTGATCTGGAGACCCTGCTAGAGCCCTGTGGACCCTTTACCATTACATACACACTAACATGTCACTGTGAGACTGACATCGACTAAGTTTCCTAAGATTGTAGGAATGTAATTCCTCTGATTTTACGTTCATTCTATATAAACATGAGGAAATGTTTCCAGTTTGGGAATCTTTATCATATTCTTACTGTGTAATCAGAATATCTTTGTTTGAATGGATAAACTAAGCTCATATTGGGTTTATAGTCTCTGCAGGTTGTTTGAAATCTGCTTTTAATGAATGAAATCTTttgctcttctttctctccctgtgtAAGAATCATTtgtgtttaaagtttaaatctGAATTCTTCAGTGTAAAATGTCTGTGACATTCTTTAATACAGCACTTTCCTCTCCTATGGAGTGAGATCTATGAAACTGTTTTTAGATTCTGCTCTTTTCGATGCTGCTTGTATGAGAGTAATATTCCTTAAGCTACATTAGCTGAATGCATT from Pygocentrus nattereri isolate fPygNat1 chromosome 9, fPygNat1.pri, whole genome shotgun sequence harbors:
- the LOC108432643 gene encoding transcription factor HES-5-like produces the protein MTPTITAALISSKQHLPLTNKLRKPVVEKMRRERINSSIEKLKSLLGREFLKQQPDSRQEKADILEMTVHFLMQQQKQQQREQQSYNSVCSASASEGYGRCVQEAIIFLSQCGVQTPSQRRLLSHFLTMQPSMEKSTSVLPIGSPVCNISSKEETPAPTALWRPW